Genomic window (Sediminispirochaeta smaragdinae DSM 11293):
GCTTGCCGTTTACTGGGAGGAGATTCTTGCCTCGGGAGTTCTTGCCGGGATGGGTCTCTTTGAAAAGATCAGGATGTTTCATGATATACAGATTGATTTCCCCTTTATCGAGGTACCCGCTCCGGAGGGCTTTATCCCTTTCAGGGGGTAATTCTGGCCCAGATTTCATCGCTTTTTAAGCTGTTGTTTCCTTTTGACACAATATTGAACTTCTTTTTGCTGATGTGCTCTTATCGTTTTTATGATATGGATTGTGTATGGATCTTGTAATTACTTATAATATATATAAATAATAATTCTGTTGTTTTGTAGTAACTTGTTGGCACGGAGTTTGCTTTATATTTACCAGGAGGACAGTATGCCTACAAAAAAGAATATAAACAGCAGGTCCGGAGATTTCGGAAATGAGAATGTTATTTCAATATATTTAAAAGAAATCAACAAGGTACCCCTTCTCTCCAGGGAAGATGAGGATCGTTACGCTCGGCTTGCTGCCGATGGTGATGAACATGCCAAGGAGATGTTGATCAAAAGCAACCTCCGCTTTGTGGTAAATGTAGCCAAGAAGTATCAGAATCAGGGACTCCCCCTGGCCGATCTCATCAATGAGGGAAATATCGGACTGATGAACGCCATTGAGCGCTACGATGTCGATAAGGGGTATCATTTTATCAGTTATGCCGTGTGGTGGATTCGCCAGGCAATCCTGAAGGCCATCAGCGAGAAGGCTCGGATGATTCGTCTGCCTCTCAATCGTGCGAACGAGCTTGTTCAAATCGAGAAGGCGAAAAAGGGGCTTCAGCTGGAAGGAAAGGAAGAACCCGAGTTTGAAGAGATCGCCCGGGTCGTCGGTATGGACGCCGAGCATGTCGCCTCCCTTGTCAATATCAGCCGTGATCTTGTTTCTCTGGAGTCTCCCATTTACACCGATCGAAGTCAAAGCGAGCTTGGCGATTTTATCGAAGATGTGGACTACAAGAGTCCCGACGAGACACTGATGGAGCAGTCGCTGAAAGAGGATATCGCCAAGGTGCTTGATACCCTTTCCGAAAAAGAAGCGGATATTATCCGTCATCGCTTCGGACTCGACGGAAGGGCGCCTCTTTCTCTCAAGGATATCGGCGATCGCTACAATCTTACCAAGGAGCGAATCCGGCAGATCGAGAAGAAGGCGATCAAGCGACTTCAGCATCCTTCTCGCCGGCAATACCTTGAATCATACATTGCCGTATAACGAGGATTTTTTTCTTGAACAAACGTGCAGAAAAAACCGGAATTCTTCCACAGTTTTCCGGTTTTTTTTTCTCTGAAACTATAGTAAAATAAGCAAAACTTGACATGTACATTGTTATGGCTTAGTTTTTATCTGCTTAGCAATTACGAAAATAATTCTGGAGGTCTATCGAAGATTTATGGCTAAAACAAAAATGATCTATTTTTTTGGTGACGGAAAGGCGGAAGGCAACGCGAAGATGAAGGATTTGCTTGGGGGTAAGGGGGCAAATCTGGCCGAAATGACCAGCATCGGTGTGCCTGTACCTCCGGGCTTCACGATTTCCACCGAGGTTTGTTCTGCATTTTATGAGAACAAACGTTCTTATCCCGCCGGATTTGCTTCGGAACTTAAAGAGCATCTTGGTTCGCTTGAAAAGCTTATGGGAAAGAAACTGGGAGATGCGAATGATCCTCTTCTTGTTTCCGTTCGTTCCGGTGCCGCTATATCCATGCCTGGTATGATGGATACCATCCTCAATCTTGGTTTAAATGATCAGGCAACGGTAGGCCTCGGCGAAAAGACCGGTAATCCGCGATTTGCCTGGGATGCATATCGCCGTTTTATCCAGATGTTTTCGAATGTAGCCATGGGCATGAAAGGGGAGGTCTTCGAGGCTATTCTCGAAAAAATCAAGGCGGATAAAAAAGTTGAACTCGACACCGAACTTGATGCCGATGACCTCCAGAAGGTTGTAACGGAATATAAGAAGGCATACAAGAAACACATGAAGAGCGACTTCCCTCAGGATCCTGTGGAGCAGCTCCAAAAGGCAATCGATGCGGTTTTCGGTTCCTGGATGAACGACCGGGCCATCCACTATCGTAAACTCAACAATATTACCGGTTTACTCGGTACCGCCGTTAATGTCCAGTCCATGGTCTTTGGAAATTTCGGTGACGATTCGGGAACCGGCGTCTGTTTTAGCAGGGATCCTTCCACGGGCAAAAAGGTGTTCTACGGTGAGTTTCTTATGAATGCCCAGGGAGAAGATGTTGTCGCCGGTATCCGGACCCCAGAAAAGCTTAGCTCTCTGAAAAAGCGAAATGCCGCCGTATATGACGAGCTTGAGGCTATCAAGGACAAACTCGAAAACCATTACCACGACATGCAGGATATCGAGTTCACCATTCA
Coding sequences:
- a CDS encoding sigma-70 family RNA polymerase sigma factor, with amino-acid sequence MPTKKNINSRSGDFGNENVISIYLKEINKVPLLSREDEDRYARLAADGDEHAKEMLIKSNLRFVVNVAKKYQNQGLPLADLINEGNIGLMNAIERYDVDKGYHFISYAVWWIRQAILKAISEKARMIRLPLNRANELVQIEKAKKGLQLEGKEEPEFEEIARVVGMDAEHVASLVNISRDLVSLESPIYTDRSQSELGDFIEDVDYKSPDETLMEQSLKEDIAKVLDTLSEKEADIIRHRFGLDGRAPLSLKDIGDRYNLTKERIRQIEKKAIKRLQHPSRRQYLESYIAV